In Mobula hypostoma chromosome 10, sMobHyp1.1, whole genome shotgun sequence, a single genomic region encodes these proteins:
- the ndufa1 gene encoding NADH dehydrogenase [ubiquinone] 1 alpha subcomplex subunit 1 produces the protein MWYEILPGLGLMAVCLTIPGLSTIYIHRFTNGGKEKRTARLPYQWILLERDRRVSGGKIHFNSKGLENID, from the exons ATGTGGTACGAAATCCTTCCTGGCCTCGGCCTCATGGCTGTTTGCTTGACTATTCCTGGCCTCTCCACCATCTATATTCACAGGTTTACCAACGGTGGCAAG GAAAAAAGAACTGCCCGGTTACCATATCAATGGATTCTGTTAGAAAGGGACAGAAGAGTGTCTGGTGGCAAGATCCATTTCAACTCAAAG GGATTAGAAAACATTGACTGA